A single Notoacmeibacter ruber DNA region contains:
- a CDS encoding DEAD/DEAH box helicase, whose protein sequence is MTVSDSETQTQTPSFAELGLSKKVLSAVEDAGYTQPTPIQAGAIPHALQRKDVLGIAQTGTGKTASFTLPMLTLLEKGRARARMPRTLILEPTRELAAQVEENFVKYGKNHRRLNVALLIGGVSFDEQEKKLERGADVLIATPGRLLDHFERGKLLLTGVEILVIDEADRMLDMGFIPDIERICKLIPFTRQTLFFSATMPPEIQRLTEQFLQAPVKVEVSRASSTSTTIEQKLVAVGKKDYEQRAKLRELINAEGDDLKNAIIFCNRKVDVSSLFRSLTKHDYDAGALHGDMDQRARMATLEAFRNGKLRLLVASDVAARGLDIPDVSHVFNFDIPRHAEDYVHRIGRTGRAGRLGKSFTLVSKSDEKYLDSVLKLIEQDVEWVGGDLSSLQEQQNDDDKKSSRSRSSTGRKRRTKSSEKSAAPEESAPAKEETAQTGESDDQQASSDKAEKSRKDESRAAPADTDKDQPAKSQGRSRNSNDNTSGRSGNQGGNKGRGRKNDDMGPAPRGFGDEVPAFMMNGLN, encoded by the coding sequence GTGACCGTTTCGGATAGCGAGACCCAAACCCAGACACCCAGCTTTGCCGAACTCGGCTTGTCGAAGAAAGTGCTTTCGGCCGTCGAGGATGCTGGCTACACGCAGCCGACCCCGATCCAGGCGGGCGCTATTCCCCATGCCTTGCAGCGCAAGGACGTTCTCGGCATAGCGCAGACCGGCACGGGCAAGACAGCCTCCTTTACGCTGCCTATGCTGACGCTTCTGGAGAAGGGACGTGCCCGGGCACGGATGCCGCGTACGCTCATTCTCGAGCCGACGCGCGAACTGGCAGCTCAGGTCGAAGAGAATTTCGTCAAATACGGCAAGAATCATCGCCGGCTGAATGTCGCCCTTCTGATCGGCGGCGTCTCCTTTGACGAGCAGGAAAAGAAACTCGAACGCGGTGCCGATGTTCTGATCGCGACGCCGGGCCGTCTGCTCGACCATTTCGAACGTGGCAAGCTGCTGCTGACAGGGGTCGAAATTCTCGTGATCGACGAGGCCGACCGGATGCTCGATATGGGATTTATCCCGGACATCGAGCGCATCTGCAAACTGATACCGTTCACGCGTCAGACTCTGTTCTTCTCGGCCACCATGCCGCCGGAAATTCAGCGTCTCACCGAGCAGTTTCTTCAGGCACCAGTGAAGGTCGAGGTTTCCCGCGCCTCGTCGACGTCCACGACGATCGAGCAGAAGCTCGTGGCTGTCGGCAAGAAGGATTACGAACAGCGCGCCAAATTACGCGAACTGATCAATGCGGAAGGTGATGATCTCAAGAACGCGATTATTTTCTGCAATCGCAAGGTCGACGTCTCTTCGCTTTTCCGGTCCCTGACCAAGCATGATTACGACGCTGGCGCCCTTCATGGTGATATGGACCAGCGGGCGCGTATGGCGACGCTGGAAGCATTTCGCAATGGCAAGCTGCGTCTTCTCGTCGCTTCCGATGTGGCCGCACGCGGTCTCGACATTCCCGATGTCAGCCACGTTTTCAACTTCGATATTCCGCGACATGCCGAGGATTATGTTCACCGGATCGGTCGCACCGGCCGGGCGGGTCGCCTCGGCAAGAGCTTCACGCTCGTCTCCAAATCCGACGAAAAGTATCTCGACTCCGTATTGAAGCTGATCGAGCAGGACGTTGAGTGGGTTGGCGGCGATTTGTCCTCGCTTCAGGAACAACAGAACGACGACGACAAGAAGAGCAGCCGGAGCCGCTCTTCAACGGGTCGCAAGCGTCGCACCAAATCGTCTGAAAAGTCGGCAGCGCCTGAAGAATCGGCGCCTGCGAAAGAAGAGACAGCGCAGACTGGCGAGAGCGACGATCAGCAGGCCTCTTCCGACAAGGCTGAAAAGAGCCGGAAGGATGAGAGCCGGGCAGCACCCGCAGATACCGATAAGGATCAGCCTGCCAAGTCGCAGGGCCGGTCAAGAAATTCCAACGACAATACGTCAGGCCGATCCGGCAACCAGGGCGGCAATAAGGGCCGGGGCCGCAAGAACGACGATATGGGCCCCGCGCCTCGTGGCTTCGGCGACGAAGTGCCGGCCTTCATGATGAACGGTTTGAACTAA
- a CDS encoding NAD kinase: MKLSFVHSDTDEAAAAAERLMERYGHHESIDADVIVALGGDGFMLQTLHDHMDTDVRIFGMNRGSVGFLMNDYSDDGLVERIEEAEGETIRPLRMIATDLSGNDHHAAALNEVSLLRQSYQAAKIRILIDGRLRMEELICDGLMVATPAGSTAYNLSAHGPILPLSAPLLALTPVSPFRPRRWRGALLPNQSTVDLDILEPDKRPVNAVADHTEIKSVQSVTVRESRSLSATILFDRSHGWDERILLEQFRY; the protein is encoded by the coding sequence ATGAAACTCTCTTTCGTCCACAGCGATACCGATGAGGCCGCCGCTGCAGCCGAAAGGCTCATGGAGCGATACGGCCATCACGAGAGCATCGATGCCGACGTCATCGTCGCCCTTGGTGGCGACGGTTTCATGCTCCAAACCCTTCACGATCATATGGACACCGATGTCCGCATCTTCGGAATGAACCGCGGCTCGGTCGGCTTTCTAATGAACGACTATTCCGATGACGGGCTCGTCGAACGGATCGAGGAAGCGGAAGGCGAAACCATCCGCCCCTTGCGGATGATCGCAACGGATCTTAGCGGAAACGATCATCACGCCGCTGCGCTCAACGAGGTTTCGCTGTTGCGGCAGTCTTACCAGGCTGCCAAGATCCGCATTCTGATCGATGGCCGGCTGCGCATGGAAGAACTGATTTGCGACGGACTGATGGTGGCGACACCCGCCGGCTCCACGGCCTATAACCTCTCGGCGCACGGACCGATCCTGCCGCTCTCCGCACCTCTTCTCGCCCTGACGCCCGTCAGTCCCTTTCGCCCGCGCCGCTGGCGTGGCGCCCTGCTCCCGAACCAGTCGACCGTCGATCTGGATATCCTCGAGCCCGACAAACGCCCAGTCAACGCCGTCGCTGACCACACCGAGATCAAAAGCGTTCAGTCGGTCACGGTTCGCGAAAGCCGTTCGCTCTCCGCGACCATTCTTTTCGACCGAAGCCACGGCTGGGACGAGCGCATTCTGCTGGAGCAGTTTCGCTACTAA
- a CDS encoding deoxyribodipyrimidine photo-lyase, protein MSQLSGRVSHCEGEIREAGDAVVYWSVLAHRVADNAALAEAIRLANKYGKRCLVVASLSIHGSSLTKRQAKFAVEGLEEMRSELGDRDIPFLFLAECDDGLPQGVLERAAAVVTDFGYLSHHKKQRETLGRVFGGRVEAVENMVCVPVLVASDKQEYAARTIRDKLTERLDDWLAEAEVPTLENTTGLRFDLEESPLDWKSLTDRMELEGGEPVDWIEGGTSRARSRLTSFLRSDLDTYADDRSDANEENVSLLSPYLRFGHIAPGEIVRKARDAKGSAEAFVEELVVRRELACNFCHFSDDYDSLDALPDWARETLDDHESDERDPKYGATALENAKTDDEVWNTAMEEMKTRGYLHNHLRMFWGKYVAKTMRDPKTAHKTLLDLNNRYFLDGGDPNSFANTLWVFGLHDRAFQENQVLGKVRPMGHGALERKFDLEQWVAERQEGKS, encoded by the coding sequence ATGAGCCAATTGAGCGGTCGTGTCAGCCATTGCGAAGGCGAAATCAGAGAAGCCGGCGATGCTGTCGTGTACTGGAGTGTGCTGGCTCATCGTGTCGCGGACAATGCAGCCTTGGCCGAGGCCATTCGTCTGGCAAACAAATACGGCAAACGTTGTCTGGTTGTGGCAAGTCTCAGCATTCATGGATCGTCGCTGACGAAACGGCAAGCGAAGTTCGCAGTCGAAGGCCTTGAAGAGATGCGCTCGGAATTGGGCGATCGCGACATACCCTTCCTGTTTCTGGCCGAATGCGACGATGGATTGCCGCAAGGCGTGCTCGAGCGGGCGGCGGCCGTGGTGACCGACTTCGGCTATCTGAGCCACCACAAGAAACAACGCGAAACGCTTGGCCGTGTCTTCGGCGGGCGGGTCGAAGCCGTGGAAAACATGGTATGCGTGCCGGTCCTCGTCGCATCCGACAAACAGGAATACGCGGCGCGGACGATCCGTGACAAACTGACCGAGCGTCTCGACGACTGGTTGGCCGAGGCGGAGGTACCCACTCTGGAAAACACGACAGGCCTTCGCTTCGACCTGGAGGAGAGCCCACTCGACTGGAAAAGCCTCACCGATCGAATGGAACTTGAGGGAGGAGAACCTGTCGATTGGATCGAGGGCGGCACATCTCGTGCCCGTAGCCGCCTGACGAGTTTTCTCCGCAGCGATCTGGACACCTATGCGGACGATCGGTCCGACGCCAATGAGGAGAATGTTTCCCTTCTCTCGCCCTATCTCCGGTTTGGCCATATCGCGCCCGGCGAGATCGTTCGGAAGGCGCGCGACGCAAAGGGAAGCGCTGAAGCGTTCGTTGAAGAGCTTGTCGTGAGGCGTGAGCTGGCGTGCAATTTCTGTCATTTCTCCGACGATTACGACAGTCTCGATGCACTACCGGATTGGGCGCGCGAAACGCTCGACGACCATGAGAGCGACGAGCGCGATCCGAAATACGGGGCCACGGCGCTGGAGAATGCAAAAACCGACGATGAGGTTTGGAACACAGCAATGGAGGAAATGAAGACACGCGGCTACTTGCACAATCATCTGCGGATGTTCTGGGGGAAATATGTCGCCAAGACGATGCGCGATCCGAAGACAGCGCATAAGACCCTTCTCGATCTCAATAATCGCTACTTTCTGGATGGCGGCGATCCGAACAGTTTCGCAAACACGCTATGGGTCTTCGGACTCCATGATCGCGCATTTCAGGAAAACCAAGTGCTCGGCAAGGTGCGTCCGATGGGACACGGCGCGCTCGAACGAAAATTCGATCTCGAGCAGTGGGTTGCCGAACGGCAAGAGGGTAAATCCTGA
- a CDS encoding DNA topoisomerase IB: protein MLESGPDHISFEPLPDPEAEDYYEQLADRACLVYVTDEETGWSRRRAGKGYTYRDKKGHRIDDASIRERLNALAIPPAWTDVWLCPDPRGHIQATGRDAKGRKQYRYHPEWMEQQSRLKFETLPMFGTTLPTLRQRVDQDLRRHGMPKDKAIALVVWLLDNTMIRIGNVRYAKKNRSFGLTTLKKRHLDLGHSRIRFTFTGKSGKDWDLSLTDRRIARVIRSISELPGQHLFKYQGDDSKRHPVRSHDVNDYIRETLEEDFSAKDFRTWTATVLAADALQGIDLPETKRQQAMVLNSAIDEVASVLGNTRTVCRSQYIHPTVIDAWHENQLCEQLAAIDAQDEEWLDGGEVRLLNWFAQQADCTVKAKAA from the coding sequence GTGCTGGAGTCAGGTCCCGACCATATCTCGTTTGAGCCGCTACCGGATCCTGAAGCCGAGGATTATTATGAGCAGCTCGCTGATCGTGCTTGCCTCGTCTACGTCACAGATGAAGAGACGGGCTGGAGCCGCCGACGCGCCGGCAAGGGCTATACCTATCGCGACAAAAAAGGCCACCGTATCGACGATGCATCGATTCGTGAGCGGCTGAACGCCCTGGCGATTCCGCCGGCGTGGACGGATGTCTGGCTCTGCCCGGATCCGCGAGGTCACATTCAGGCGACTGGCCGTGACGCCAAGGGGCGAAAACAATACCGGTATCACCCCGAATGGATGGAGCAGCAGAGCCGTCTGAAATTCGAGACACTGCCAATGTTCGGGACAACCCTGCCCACCCTGCGCCAGCGCGTGGACCAGGATTTACGGCGCCATGGTATGCCGAAAGACAAGGCGATCGCCCTTGTCGTCTGGCTGCTCGACAACACGATGATCCGTATTGGCAATGTGCGTTATGCCAAGAAGAACCGCAGTTTCGGGCTAACCACCCTCAAGAAGCGTCATCTTGACCTCGGTCATTCACGCATCCGCTTCACTTTCACGGGAAAGAGTGGAAAGGACTGGGACCTCTCCTTGACGGATCGCCGCATTGCGCGTGTCATCCGCTCGATTTCGGAACTGCCGGGGCAGCACCTCTTCAAATATCAGGGCGATGACAGCAAACGACACCCGGTCCGCAGTCACGACGTGAATGACTATATTCGCGAAACCCTCGAAGAAGATTTTTCGGCCAAGGACTTTCGGACCTGGACGGCGACGGTCCTCGCTGCCGACGCGCTTCAGGGTATTGATCTTCCTGAAACCAAGCGTCAGCAGGCGATGGTGCTGAACAGCGCCATCGATGAAGTCGCGTCAGTTCTCGGAAATACCCGAACGGTGTGTCGAAGCCAGTACATCCATCCGACGGTGATCGATGCGTGGCATGAAAATCAGCTCTGCGAACAGCTAGCTGCCATCGATGCCCAGGATGAGGAGTGGCTTGATGGCGGAGAGGTCCGGCTGTTGAACTGGTTCGCACAACAAGCCGATTGCACGGTTAAAGCGAAGGCGGCCTGA
- a CDS encoding osmoprotectant NAGGN system M42 family peptidase gives MNRLPIDTNYLSSVLSELLDIPSPTGYTDTVTLRVADMLDDLGLTVELTRRGAIRAIRRGRDIRGARAIVTHLDTLGAQVKNIRPNGRPSLVPIGTWSSRFAEGARATVFSRKGGYRGTILPLKSSGHTFDEEIDTQPVSWDNVEMRIDALTRSPEETHRLGIEIGDIVAIDPQPEFLPNGFIVSRHLDNKAGVAASLAALSALQNEQVETPVDIHWLFTIAEEVGVGAASMVSNDIASLLAIDNGTTAPGQNSDEFGVTIAMADQTGPFDYHLTKKLVELCEENDIRFQKDVFRYYRSDSASALEAGADVRTALATFGVDSSHGYERIHLHALRSVAELVTAFCVSPVAIERDFYKRTDTEGFTDQPTEEAPQRLPRDVSRIYPPKSD, from the coding sequence ATGAATCGACTGCCGATCGACACGAACTATCTTTCGAGCGTCCTTTCGGAACTTTTAGATATCCCCAGTCCAACCGGCTACACGGACACCGTCACGCTTCGGGTCGCCGATATGCTCGACGACCTCGGATTGACGGTGGAGTTGACACGCCGCGGCGCGATCCGCGCCATCCGGAGGGGCCGCGACATCCGTGGTGCCCGTGCGATCGTGACCCACCTCGATACGCTTGGGGCTCAGGTCAAGAACATACGACCAAACGGCCGCCCCTCTCTCGTGCCGATCGGGACATGGTCATCGCGCTTTGCCGAGGGCGCACGCGCAACCGTCTTCTCCCGCAAGGGCGGCTATCGCGGCACAATTCTCCCACTCAAATCGTCCGGCCATACGTTCGATGAAGAGATCGATACGCAGCCCGTCAGCTGGGACAATGTCGAGATGCGTATCGATGCGCTAACCCGTTCGCCGGAAGAAACCCACAGGCTTGGGATCGAGATCGGCGATATCGTTGCCATCGACCCGCAGCCGGAATTTCTGCCGAACGGCTTCATCGTGTCACGGCATCTGGACAACAAGGCCGGTGTGGCAGCAAGCCTCGCGGCGCTTTCCGCTCTGCAGAACGAGCAGGTCGAGACACCGGTCGATATTCACTGGCTCTTTACGATCGCTGAGGAGGTTGGCGTCGGCGCGGCCTCCATGGTCTCCAACGATATCGCCTCACTGCTCGCCATCGATAACGGTACCACCGCGCCAGGCCAGAATTCGGACGAATTCGGTGTGACGATCGCAATGGCCGATCAGACCGGTCCGTTCGACTACCATCTGACAAAAAAGCTGGTGGAACTCTGCGAGGAAAATGACATTCGTTTTCAGAAGGATGTCTTCCGATATTACCGTTCAGATTCAGCTTCCGCTCTCGAGGCCGGAGCAGACGTTCGCACCGCGCTTGCCACCTTTGGCGTGGATTCCAGCCATGGATATGAGCGGATACACCTCCATGCGCTGCGTTCAGTGGCGGAGCTCGTAACGGCGTTCTGCGTCTCGCCCGTGGCAATCGAGCGCGATTTCTACAAGCGCACCGACACCGAAGGCTTTACCGATCAGCCCACGGAAGAAGCGCCACAGCGCCTGCCGCGTGACGTGAGCCGGATCTATCCTCCGAAGAGCGACTAG
- the ngg gene encoding N-acetylglutaminylglutamine synthetase gives MTTSEGPTENYSLDCGWGRLVFGQTFDDGQALIETLRRERADARDIAVYVDDPHVLLSLAPHELFLDPSHTFRIDLKNYAPPSQEPSNFFIRRLSSQSDAEEVNRIYQTRGMVPVPPEFFWSHRDARALTYFVAEDEQTGSVIGTVTGVDHLQAFGDPERGSSLWCLAVDPQARQSRIGQALVHRLAQHFAERNASFMDLTVLHDNDSAISLYEKLGFRRVPYFTVKRKNAINEQLFSGPNNDPDLNPYAKIIVDEARRRGIYVEVTDAEGGFFRLSYGGRTIQCRESLTEFTSAIAMSICDDKSVTRRIVEKAGVRVPEQITGDVSDDRMRDFLREHSTLVVKPSRGEQGRGITVGVETEEELEAAIKTAQKVADEVLIEQMVQGDDLRLIIINYKLVAAAIRRPAQIVGDGKLAVEALIEHQSRRRSAATGGESKIPLDEDTEGTCRAGGYELTDILPEGEVLQVRRTANLHTGGTIHDVTGEVHPTLVDAAIRAARAINIPVTGIDFMVKSHRGSDYAFIEANERPGLANHEPQPTAERFIDLLFPLSMPYAAREALRVAHSENTA, from the coding sequence ATGACCACCTCCGAAGGGCCAACCGAAAATTACAGCCTCGATTGCGGCTGGGGCCGTCTCGTTTTCGGCCAGACGTTCGACGACGGACAGGCGCTGATCGAGACGCTTCGCCGCGAACGCGCCGATGCACGCGACATCGCTGTTTACGTAGACGATCCGCATGTGCTGCTTTCGCTTGCACCGCATGAGCTGTTTCTCGACCCTTCGCACACCTTTCGCATCGACCTGAAGAACTATGCGCCGCCCAGTCAGGAGCCGAGCAATTTCTTCATCCGGCGCCTTTCTTCCCAGAGCGATGCGGAAGAGGTGAACCGCATCTACCAGACGCGGGGCATGGTCCCCGTGCCGCCCGAATTCTTCTGGTCGCACCGCGATGCGCGGGCCCTCACCTATTTCGTGGCGGAGGACGAACAGACAGGCTCGGTGATCGGTACGGTCACCGGCGTCGATCATCTTCAGGCTTTTGGGGATCCGGAGCGAGGCTCCTCGCTGTGGTGCCTTGCCGTTGATCCGCAGGCGCGCCAGAGTCGAATTGGGCAGGCACTCGTCCACCGTCTCGCACAGCATTTTGCAGAGCGTAACGCATCCTTCATGGACCTGACGGTCCTGCACGATAATGACAGTGCGATCTCGCTCTACGAAAAGCTCGGTTTCCGTCGGGTTCCCTATTTCACCGTCAAACGCAAGAACGCGATCAACGAGCAGCTCTTCAGCGGCCCTAACAATGACCCGGACCTCAACCCCTATGCCAAGATCATCGTGGATGAAGCGCGGCGACGGGGCATTTACGTCGAAGTGACTGACGCCGAGGGCGGTTTTTTTCGCCTGTCCTACGGGGGGCGGACCATTCAATGCCGCGAAAGCCTGACAGAATTTACATCAGCTATCGCGATGAGCATTTGCGACGACAAATCCGTCACCCGGCGGATTGTCGAAAAAGCCGGCGTGCGGGTGCCCGAGCAGATTACCGGCGACGTATCCGATGATCGGATGCGTGATTTTTTGCGCGAGCATTCCACGCTGGTGGTCAAGCCCTCACGCGGCGAGCAGGGACGCGGAATTACCGTCGGGGTCGAGACGGAGGAGGAACTGGAAGCCGCGATCAAGACGGCGCAGAAGGTCGCAGATGAAGTTCTGATCGAGCAGATGGTTCAGGGCGATGACCTCCGTCTGATCATCATCAATTACAAGCTCGTCGCAGCGGCCATCCGCCGACCGGCCCAGATCGTCGGCGACGGTAAATTGGCCGTTGAGGCCTTGATCGAGCACCAGAGCCGCCGGCGCAGTGCCGCTACGGGCGGAGAATCGAAGATTCCCTTGGACGAGGATACAGAAGGCACGTGTCGGGCCGGTGGATATGAACTGACCGATATTCTGCCCGAAGGCGAGGTCCTTCAGGTCCGCAGAACCGCTAATCTTCACACAGGCGGCACCATTCACGACGTGACCGGAGAAGTGCATCCGACACTGGTCGACGCGGCGATCCGGGCGGCGCGTGCGATCAATATTCCCGTCACGGGGATCGACTTCATGGTGAAAAGTCACAGAGGCTCCGACTACGCTTTCATTGAAGCCAATGAGCGTCCCGGCCTCGCCAATCATGAGCCACAACCCACTGCCGAACGCTTTATAGACCTACTCTTTCCGCTATCGATGCCTTATGCAGCCAGGGAAGCGCTTCGCGTAGCCCATTCGGAGAATACTGCATGA
- a CDS encoding N-acetylglutaminylglutamine amidotransferase encodes MCGIAGEIRFDGEWADTAAVGRMVSCMQQRGPNGSGLVGHGRAAFGHRRLKIIDLSEKAQQPMVDPQLGLTIVFNGCIYNYPQLRGELEGLGYNFFSTGDTEVILKAFHAWGDECVSRFHGMFAFCIYNRDTGEAVMARDRFGIKPLYFSRQGKRLRFASTLPALIEAGDVDTSIDRDALHNYMSFHAVVPPPRTILNGVRKLPPATIRRIDAKGNESDRIYWQPPYTRRAEDSNLSFDDWRDRVLEALRLSVQRRMVADVPVGVLLSGGVDSSVIVGLLAEQGQHDLKTFSIGFEEAHGEKGDEFEYSDLIAEHFGTDHNKIFVPSADLIKELPATIHAMSEPMVSYDNVGFFLLSREVSKQIRVVQSGQGADEVFAGYHWYPPLMSSNDVVSDYAKVFFDRDQAKMATHLSDDWLAETDASRELVRQHLLAGDADTPVDRALRLDSQVMLVDDPVKRVDNMTMSWGLEARVPFLDHELVELAATIPPEHKLAHGGKGVLKEAARKVIPSEVIDRKKGYFPVPALKYISGPYLEMVQDALSSQAAKDRGLFRQSYLDDLFANPTDHITPLRGSELWQVALLEMWLQSHNVGSG; translated from the coding sequence ATGTGCGGCATTGCCGGAGAAATCCGCTTCGACGGGGAATGGGCCGATACGGCCGCGGTCGGCCGGATGGTCTCGTGCATGCAGCAGCGCGGCCCCAACGGGTCAGGCCTCGTCGGACATGGTAGGGCAGCATTCGGCCATCGCCGGCTGAAGATCATCGATCTTTCGGAAAAAGCGCAGCAGCCGATGGTCGATCCGCAGCTCGGGCTGACGATCGTATTCAACGGCTGCATCTACAACTACCCTCAGCTGCGAGGCGAACTGGAGGGGCTGGGATACAACTTCTTTTCGACCGGCGACACGGAAGTGATCCTGAAGGCATTTCATGCGTGGGGGGACGAATGCGTCAGCCGTTTCCACGGCATGTTCGCGTTCTGCATCTACAATCGCGACACCGGCGAAGCCGTGATGGCGCGCGACCGTTTCGGCATCAAGCCTCTCTATTTCAGCCGACAGGGCAAAAGACTGCGTTTTGCGTCGACGCTCCCCGCACTCATCGAGGCGGGTGACGTCGATACGTCCATCGATCGGGACGCGCTGCACAATTATATGAGCTTTCACGCCGTCGTGCCCCCTCCCCGTACGATCCTGAACGGCGTGCGGAAACTTCCGCCAGCGACGATCCGCCGGATCGATGCGAAGGGCAATGAGAGTGATCGGATCTACTGGCAGCCGCCCTATACGCGCCGCGCCGAAGACAGCAATCTGTCTTTCGACGACTGGCGCGACCGTGTGCTCGAAGCGCTCCGCCTTTCGGTACAACGGCGTATGGTTGCCGACGTGCCGGTGGGTGTTCTTCTGTCCGGCGGTGTCGACAGTTCCGTCATAGTCGGACTGCTGGCCGAACAGGGTCAGCACGATCTGAAGACCTTCTCGATCGGGTTCGAGGAGGCCCATGGCGAGAAAGGCGATGAATTCGAATATTCCGATCTGATCGCCGAGCATTTCGGCACCGATCACAACAAGATCTTCGTCCCGTCGGCCGATCTCATCAAGGAGTTGCCGGCCACGATCCATGCCATGAGCGAGCCGATGGTGTCCTATGACAATGTCGGCTTCTTTCTCCTGTCGCGCGAGGTCTCCAAACAGATCCGCGTGGTGCAGTCCGGCCAGGGTGCTGACGAGGTTTTCGCCGGGTATCACTGGTATCCGCCTTTGATGAGTTCCAACGACGTCGTTTCGGATTACGCAAAAGTGTTCTTCGATCGCGATCAGGCCAAGATGGCGACGCATCTATCCGACGACTGGCTGGCGGAAACGGATGCCAGCCGCGAACTGGTGCGGCAGCATCTTCTGGCGGGTGATGCGGACACGCCCGTCGATCGGGCCTTGCGTCTCGACAGTCAGGTGATGCTGGTCGACGATCCCGTCAAGCGGGTCGACAACATGACCATGTCGTGGGGACTCGAAGCCCGGGTCCCCTTCCTCGATCACGAGCTGGTCGAACTGGCTGCGACCATTCCGCCGGAGCACAAGCTGGCGCATGGCGGCAAGGGCGTACTGAAAGAGGCCGCCCGCAAGGTAATCCCGTCCGAAGTCATCGATCGCAAGAAGGGCTACTTCCCGGTTCCCGCGCTGAAGTACATTTCGGGTCCCTATCTGGAAATGGTCCAGGACGCCCTTTCCAGCCAGGCCGCGAAAGATCGCGGGCTATTCCGCCAGAGCTATCTGGACGACCTTTTCGCCAACCCCACCGACCACATCACCCCCCTGCGCGGCTCCGAACTCTGGCAGGTCGCGCTTCTGGAGATGTGGCTTCAATCCCACAATGTCGGGAGCGGCTGA
- a CDS encoding peptidase, with the protein MTYCVAMMLERGLIFMSDTRTNAGVDDVSRVKKMHTFEISGERSMILLSSGNLATTQAVVGLLEERSKAPDDRDPSIFRTLSMFQTAKLVGETLNEVVANMRIHDDQPTAHAFSATMILGGQIAGSDPRLFLIYPEGNFIEAKADNPFFQIGEIKYGRPILSRAYDPQMDFAEAAKLLLISFDSTLRSNLSVGLPIDMGVYKRDSFKVGPFRRFDEHDEDFRAISHGWSDALKHAFSRLPDLVVPDE; encoded by the coding sequence TTGACCTATTGCGTGGCGATGATGCTTGAGCGCGGGCTTATTTTCATGAGCGACACGCGCACGAATGCGGGCGTTGACGACGTCTCGCGTGTCAAGAAAATGCATACATTCGAGATCTCCGGCGAACGGTCGATGATCCTTCTTTCGTCCGGCAATCTGGCGACCACCCAAGCTGTCGTCGGCCTGCTCGAAGAGCGCAGCAAGGCGCCCGATGATCGCGATCCGTCGATTTTCCGAACGCTGTCGATGTTTCAGACCGCCAAGCTCGTCGGCGAAACGCTGAACGAAGTTGTCGCGAATATGCGCATTCACGACGATCAGCCGACAGCCCACGCCTTTTCGGCGACCATGATTCTCGGTGGTCAGATAGCCGGCAGCGACCCGCGCCTCTTCCTGATCTATCCTGAAGGCAACTTCATTGAAGCGAAAGCCGACAACCCGTTCTTCCAGATCGGGGAGATCAAATATGGCCGTCCGATTTTGAGCCGTGCCTATGATCCGCAGATGGACTTCGCCGAAGCGGCGAAGCTGTTGCTCATTTCGTTTGATTCCACGCTTCGCTCGAACCTGTCCGTCGGCCTTCCCATCGATATGGGCGTTTACAAGAGAGACAGTTTCAAGGTCGGCCCCTTCCGTCGCTTCGACGAGCATGACGAGGATTTCCGGGCCATTTCTCACGGATGGTCAGACGCTTTGAAACATGCGTTTTCGCGCCTTCCCGATCTCGTGGTGCCGGACGAATAA